One window of Pirellulales bacterium genomic DNA carries:
- the trpA gene encoding tryptophan synthase subunit alpha — translation MSAIDDVFRQLRAEKRKAFMPFVTAGDPDLEFTALALAEMIGRGANLCELGIPYSDPIADGPVIQASYTRALDRKLKLAQIFKTIEQAKPKLPAPIVSMVSYAIVLRHGPAKYVRDARAAGMAGMIVPDLPTDESEELSRICRGEDFSLVQLVAPTTPRERVLRIAQTSTGFLYYVSVTGITGERTELPQELLDNLRWLRGETDLPVCVGFGISKPEHVRTLAPVADGLIVGSAVVRRMAEAATRPRDQVLKELGDYVASLVAALN, via the coding sequence ATGTCCGCCATTGACGACGTTTTCCGCCAGTTGCGCGCCGAAAAGCGCAAGGCCTTCATGCCTTTCGTGACGGCCGGCGATCCCGATCTGGAATTCACGGCGCTGGCGCTCGCGGAAATGATCGGCCGGGGCGCGAATCTGTGCGAGCTGGGCATCCCTTACAGCGACCCGATTGCCGATGGCCCTGTGATTCAGGCCTCTTACACGCGGGCTTTGGATCGCAAGCTGAAGTTGGCGCAAATCTTCAAGACCATCGAGCAGGCCAAGCCCAAGCTTCCCGCGCCAATTGTCAGCATGGTCAGCTATGCGATCGTCTTACGGCATGGACCCGCGAAGTATGTGCGCGACGCCCGCGCGGCCGGCATGGCCGGCATGATCGTTCCCGACTTGCCCACCGACGAATCGGAAGAGCTTTCGCGCATCTGCCGCGGCGAAGATTTCAGCCTCGTCCAACTGGTCGCGCCGACGACCCCGCGCGAACGCGTGCTGCGTATCGCCCAGACCTCGACCGGCTTTCTCTATTACGTATCGGTGACCGGAATCACGGGCGAGCGCACCGAACTGCCGCAAGAATTGCTCGATAACCTCCGCTGGCTGCGCGGCGAGACCGATCTGCCCGTCTGTGTCGGCTTCGGGATCAGCAAGCCAGAACATGTGCGCACGCTGGCCCCCGTGGCCGATGGCCTGATCGTGGGTTCGGCCGTGGTTCGACGCATGGCCGAGGCCGCCACCCGCCCGCGCGACCAGGTGCTCAAAGAGTTGGGCGATTACGTCGCCAGCCTCGTCGCAGCGCTGAATTAG